A genomic window from Thermococcus nautili includes:
- a CDS encoding RNA methyltransferase, with amino-acid sequence MLSVVLVEPEGPANIGMVARTMKNFGFSRLVLVNPNLTEESYSYAVHATDVLENAVIVDTFDEALELFDLTVGTTGKPGKRFIPYRAPLYPWELRETLKDYPGEAGLFFGRESIGLKNDELERLDLIVTIPTSDAYPVMNLAQAVAVILYELSKAKPEPSVEALKPATMEEKEALVRVWAELLNVLNYPKDEERRAVFVKVFRKAIGKAFLYGREVHTLIGPLRRAVKRLEEC; translated from the coding sequence ATGCTCTCGGTCGTTCTCGTTGAACCTGAGGGGCCGGCGAACATAGGCATGGTTGCGCGGACGATGAAGAACTTCGGCTTCTCGCGGTTAGTCCTCGTGAACCCGAACCTGACCGAGGAGAGCTACAGCTACGCGGTCCACGCTACCGACGTCCTTGAAAACGCGGTCATAGTGGATACCTTTGACGAAGCCTTAGAGCTGTTCGATTTGACCGTCGGAACCACTGGAAAGCCGGGAAAGAGGTTCATACCCTACCGCGCACCGCTCTATCCCTGGGAGCTGAGGGAAACCCTGAAGGACTACCCCGGTGAGGCCGGTCTGTTCTTCGGTCGGGAGAGCATAGGGCTTAAGAACGATGAGCTTGAGAGGCTCGACCTAATCGTCACTATTCCGACGAGCGACGCTTACCCGGTTATGAACTTAGCTCAGGCGGTCGCGGTTATACTCTACGAGCTCTCGAAGGCTAAACCGGAACCTTCCGTCGAAGCCCTAAAACCTGCGACGATGGAGGAGAAGGAGGCGCTAGTAAGAGTATGGGCCGAACTTTTAAACGTCCTCAACTACCCCAAGGACGAGGAGAGGCGGGCTGTCTTCGTCAAGGTCTTCAGGAAGGCAATCGGTAAGGCCTTCCTCTATGGTCGAGAAGTGCACACCCTCATAGGTCCGCTGAGAAGGGCCGTTAAGAGGCTGGAGGAATGCTGA
- the otg gene encoding methylated-DNA--protein-cysteine methyltransferase codes for MLAVERFRVSGRDVWIGVIFHGRIQGISFAFTRGELLGRIRNLAEFLRGRNVAVSLDVQPSNYTELVYRVMVGELDNGKALSELSFEGVTPFERRVYEWLTKNVKRGTVITYGSLAKALGTSPRAIGGAMKRNPYPIIVPCHRVVASDGIGYYSSGIEEKKFLLELEGVKEWTS; via the coding sequence ATGCTCGCGGTGGAGAGGTTTAGGGTCAGCGGCCGGGACGTATGGATTGGGGTAATCTTTCACGGCAGGATTCAGGGAATCAGCTTCGCCTTCACGAGGGGCGAGCTTTTGGGGAGAATCAGAAACCTCGCCGAGTTCCTGCGGGGGAGAAACGTTGCCGTTTCCCTCGACGTCCAGCCGAGCAATTACACAGAGCTCGTTTATCGCGTTATGGTTGGGGAGCTTGACAACGGGAAAGCCCTTTCCGAGCTCTCCTTCGAGGGTGTAACGCCCTTTGAGAGGCGCGTTTACGAGTGGCTCACGAAAAACGTTAAAAGAGGCACCGTTATAACCTACGGTAGCCTTGCGAAAGCCCTTGGAACGTCGCCGAGAGCCATCGGCGGGGCGATGAAGAGGAACCCGTATCCGATAATCGTCCCCTGCCACAGGGTCGTGGCGAGCGACGGCATAGGCTACTACAGCTCCGGGATTGAAGAAAAGAAGTTCCTGCTCGAACTTGAGGGGGTGAAAGAATGGACAAGCTGA
- a CDS encoding tetratricopeptide repeat protein, producing the protein MDKLKAYIIGFLVVLLAVAGFIVYNWGFWKLVQVILAIGFVGFTLALLFFTALTLYAESWKYGAVLAVLTAIAGYGSYLVLTWQKLEIVGGIIAFFVFLLAFGIWYISEPDLSIADRFRSAEKLERMGRYKQAARKYEKAGNYEKAAEMYLKLGWLESAAWAYEKAGKYEKAAELYEKLYEKEKDTYYLKEAHEYWKKAGNMERAAKALEKYAEEEPWFWEDVAKLYEELGNEEKAREAWEKALEYYTKEAQEEGVFWEDVGNIARKLGREELAREAYQKFLEYCLKEAEEDPMWWKHVAEAYEYLGEAEKAEEARKKYEEYRQRILKANEETSHFPEN; encoded by the coding sequence ATGGACAAGCTGAAGGCATATATAATCGGCTTCCTCGTTGTCCTCCTTGCGGTGGCCGGTTTCATAGTCTACAACTGGGGCTTCTGGAAGCTGGTGCAGGTAATCCTTGCGATAGGCTTCGTCGGATTCACGCTCGCACTGCTGTTCTTCACGGCTCTGACACTCTACGCCGAGAGCTGGAAGTACGGGGCAGTTCTGGCGGTTCTGACGGCGATAGCGGGCTATGGCTCCTACCTCGTGCTCACCTGGCAGAAGCTGGAAATCGTTGGAGGAATCATAGCGTTCTTCGTCTTCCTGCTGGCCTTTGGAATATGGTACATAAGCGAGCCCGATTTGAGCATAGCGGACCGCTTCCGCTCGGCTGAAAAGCTTGAGAGGATGGGACGCTACAAGCAGGCCGCGAGGAAGTACGAGAAGGCCGGAAACTATGAGAAGGCGGCTGAGATGTACCTGAAGCTCGGCTGGCTTGAGAGCGCGGCGTGGGCCTACGAGAAGGCCGGGAAGTATGAGAAAGCTGCCGAGCTCTACGAAAAGCTCTACGAGAAGGAGAAGGACACCTACTACCTGAAGGAGGCCCACGAGTACTGGAAGAAAGCTGGAAACATGGAGAGGGCCGCTAAGGCGCTTGAAAAGTACGCCGAGGAGGAGCCTTGGTTCTGGGAAGATGTTGCCAAGCTCTACGAGGAGCTCGGAAACGAGGAGAAGGCCAGGGAAGCCTGGGAGAAGGCCCTTGAGTACTACACCAAGGAGGCTCAGGAGGAGGGCGTCTTCTGGGAGGACGTTGGCAACATAGCGAGGAAGCTCGGTAGAGAGGAGCTGGCCCGCGAGGCTTACCAGAAGTTCCTCGAGTACTGCCTCAAGGAGGCGGAGGAGGACCCGATGTGGTGGAAGCACGTTGCAGAGGCCTACGAGTACCTGGGCGAGGCGGAGAAGGCTGAAGAAGCCAGGAAGAAGTACGAGGAGTACAGGCAGAGAATCCTTAAGGCCAACGAGGAGACCTCGCACTTCCCTGAGAATTAA
- a CDS encoding CBS domain-containing protein, producing the protein MDEEKPKLNVIKLSKMPIRLAMEEKFLRLSPDDRVEDLIKGLEHRTCAVVTDESGKLLGFISVDEIINLLLPPSDYVLVGLDALREAHFDWDRPVKEIMNPRPITLSPDDKLGYALSMMLETGVRQFPVVEKKKVVGTFSAQSVIRLLRVFAR; encoded by the coding sequence TTGGACGAGGAAAAGCCGAAGCTGAACGTTATCAAGCTCTCCAAGATGCCGATAAGGCTCGCGATGGAGGAGAAGTTCCTCCGCCTGAGCCCGGACGACAGGGTCGAGGACCTAATCAAGGGCCTCGAGCACAGAACCTGCGCCGTCGTAACCGACGAGTCCGGAAAACTGCTCGGCTTCATCTCCGTTGACGAGATAATAAACCTCCTCCTTCCGCCGTCCGATTACGTTCTCGTTGGCCTCGACGCCCTCAGGGAGGCCCATTTCGACTGGGACAGGCCGGTAAAGGAGATAATGAACCCCCGGCCGATAACGCTCTCCCCGGACGATAAGCTCGGCTACGCACTCAGCATGATGCTCGAAACCGGCGTGAGGCAGTTCCCGGTGGTCGAGAAGAAGAAAGTCGTCGGAACCTTCTCGGCTCAGAGCGTCATACGCTTGCTCAGGGTCTTCGCGCGGTGA
- a CDS encoding cation:proton antiporter: MIELILYLALMLLTAETFGWLFSRIGQPVVLGQIVSGILLGLAFPPTEEVKDISMIGVLMLLFLAGLESSVEELKSAGKSGFSVAFVGVVVAFAMGFGIAYPFKGFDQALLYGALTTPTSVSLTVRVLMEMDRLKSREGTTILTAAIVDDILGIIVLTVVISSLVSGGVSVVSLVEILAKVGIFIALMLFAMPRVLDYALRKVVRIGFADSTVTLSMAALFAFAYLAEHMNLASILGAYLLGLALSETEFRKPIFEHSRIIAHSVFVPLFFVDVGMNIPVKDLKSAGLFAVLFSLVAIVSKVIGCGIGALIGGMSPREALRVGVGMVPRMGVELAMLAIAMKAGIVGSDAYLVIVLMIFLSTLVTPPLLKLAFKGQ; the protein is encoded by the coding sequence TTGATTGAGCTAATCCTCTACCTCGCGCTCATGCTCTTAACGGCAGAAACCTTCGGCTGGCTGTTCTCGAGGATTGGACAGCCCGTGGTTCTCGGCCAGATAGTCAGTGGAATCCTCCTCGGGTTGGCGTTCCCGCCGACTGAGGAAGTGAAGGACATATCCATGATAGGCGTCCTCATGCTCCTCTTTCTGGCGGGCCTTGAGAGTAGCGTTGAAGAGCTCAAGAGCGCCGGCAAGAGCGGTTTTTCCGTCGCTTTCGTCGGTGTCGTTGTGGCCTTCGCAATGGGCTTTGGGATAGCCTACCCCTTCAAGGGCTTCGACCAGGCCCTCCTCTACGGCGCGCTGACCACTCCGACGAGCGTCAGCTTAACCGTCAGGGTTCTAATGGAGATGGACCGGCTGAAGAGCCGTGAGGGGACTACAATCCTCACCGCGGCGATAGTTGACGACATACTCGGTATAATCGTCCTGACGGTCGTCATATCGTCTCTCGTCTCCGGGGGCGTCAGCGTCGTCAGTCTCGTTGAAATCCTCGCCAAGGTTGGCATCTTCATAGCCCTGATGCTCTTCGCGATGCCGAGGGTTCTCGACTACGCCCTCAGGAAGGTCGTGAGGATAGGATTCGCCGATTCGACGGTTACCCTTTCAATGGCCGCCCTCTTCGCTTTCGCATACCTTGCCGAGCACATGAACCTTGCCTCTATCCTGGGTGCCTACCTGCTCGGCCTCGCGCTGAGCGAAACCGAGTTCAGGAAGCCGATTTTCGAGCACTCAAGGATAATAGCTCATTCGGTCTTCGTCCCACTGTTCTTCGTCGACGTCGGTATGAACATACCTGTTAAAGACCTCAAGAGTGCTGGACTCTTCGCGGTGCTCTTCAGCCTCGTGGCGATAGTGAGCAAGGTAATCGGCTGTGGAATCGGGGCGCTAATCGGCGGTATGAGCCCGAGGGAAGCCCTCCGCGTCGGCGTTGGAATGGTTCCGAGAATGGGCGTCGAGCTCGCGATGCTGGCGATAGCGATGAAGGCCGGCATAGTCGGGAGCGACGCCTACCTCGTGATAGTCCTGATGATATTCCTGAGCACCCTCGTTACCCCACCGCTCCTCAAGCTTGCCTTCAAGGGTCAGTAG
- a CDS encoding nascent polypeptide-associated complex protein, with amino-acid sequence MMGMNPRQMKKLMRQLGIKMEEMEGVKEVVLKLEGKEIVLKNPVVTVMVVQGEKTYQIVPGSEEVREVIEIPEEDIELVMEQAGVDRETALKALKETKGDIAEAILKLSGE; translated from the coding sequence ATGATGGGAATGAACCCAAGGCAGATGAAGAAGCTCATGCGCCAGCTCGGCATAAAGATGGAGGAGATGGAAGGCGTTAAGGAGGTCGTTCTTAAGCTTGAGGGCAAGGAAATAGTCCTCAAGAACCCCGTTGTCACTGTTATGGTCGTCCAGGGCGAGAAGACCTACCAGATTGTCCCCGGGAGCGAGGAGGTGAGGGAGGTCATAGAGATTCCCGAAGAGGACATCGAGCTCGTCATGGAGCAGGCCGGCGTTGACAGGGAAACCGCGCTCAAGGCCTTGAAAGAAACGAAAGGGGACATAGCGGAGGCAATCCTCAAGCTCAGCGGGGAGTAA
- a CDS encoding carboxymuconolactone decarboxylase family protein, translated as MEYAEVEVKLKEIEELLDRLGKEHPKEIAAFSRFLRETLDNKALTTREKELIALALGIAQGCEWCIYLHTQKALEAGAKPEELIEAGLVAVLMAGGPALMHLIPLMKAIEKFKKE; from the coding sequence ATGGAGTACGCCGAGGTTGAGGTCAAGCTTAAGGAGATTGAGGAGCTCCTTGACAGGCTCGGGAAGGAGCACCCGAAGGAGATTGCCGCGTTCTCAAGGTTCCTCCGCGAGACCCTCGACAACAAGGCCCTTACAACCAGGGAGAAGGAGCTTATAGCGCTCGCCCTCGGCATTGCCCAGGGCTGTGAGTGGTGCATCTACCTCCACACCCAGAAAGCTTTGGAGGCGGGAGCGAAGCCGGAGGAGCTCATAGAGGCCGGTTTGGTCGCAGTTCTTATGGCCGGAGGCCCGGCGTTAATGCACCTCATACCGCTCATGAAGGCAATAGAGAAGTTCAAGAAGGAGTGA
- the hflX gene encoding GTPase HflX, whose amino-acid sequence MRAVGVIRYSRRERLSREEFEELLRSAGYEVLAVLEQNREEHPRYNIGKGKLEELKELVRELKPDKVVFANRLTPSQAYNLWKELRVEVIDRWQLVLEIFEKRAHSKEAKLQVELASLQYEVPLVKEAIRRIKLGDRAGFKGMGEYQTQQYLKHIRYRMGKIRKELERVKAEREIRRKKREEVGFILVSLAGYTNAGKSTLLNALAGESVEARNQMFTTLDTTTRRFKLGSKRVLVTDTVGFIDGLPPFIVEAFHSTLEEIVKADIVLLVLDSSEPWREIARKFRASVNVLRELKALDKPLVVVLNKVDLIEREDAEEKARLLTELSENLGVSIEGVAKVSAKERQLDELYSLLERVLLKLPKYGAFEIVVEDPSRVPAVMAFLSSVGEVLSVEYGDVTRIRAYVQTGMLKELTRMGVKIERLKHPGDAEELDEDEGNHDGR is encoded by the coding sequence ATGAGGGCAGTAGGCGTCATAAGGTACTCGCGAAGGGAGAGGCTCAGCAGGGAGGAGTTCGAGGAGCTCTTGAGGAGCGCCGGTTACGAGGTTCTGGCCGTTCTTGAGCAGAACAGGGAGGAGCATCCGCGCTACAACATCGGAAAGGGGAAGCTGGAGGAGCTTAAGGAACTCGTCAGGGAGCTTAAACCGGACAAGGTGGTTTTTGCGAACCGGTTAACGCCTTCCCAGGCCTACAACCTCTGGAAGGAGCTTCGCGTTGAGGTCATCGACCGCTGGCAGCTCGTCCTTGAGATTTTCGAAAAGCGGGCCCACTCAAAGGAGGCCAAACTTCAGGTGGAACTCGCGAGCCTCCAGTACGAGGTTCCGCTCGTGAAGGAAGCGATAAGGCGGATAAAGCTCGGCGACAGGGCCGGTTTCAAGGGAATGGGTGAGTACCAGACCCAGCAGTACCTCAAGCACATCAGGTACAGAATGGGCAAGATAAGGAAGGAACTTGAGAGGGTCAAGGCCGAGCGGGAAATCAGGAGGAAGAAGCGCGAGGAAGTCGGCTTTATCCTCGTCTCCCTTGCTGGATACACGAACGCCGGCAAATCAACGCTCCTCAACGCCTTAGCTGGAGAGAGCGTCGAGGCAAGGAACCAGATGTTCACGACCCTCGACACAACTACCAGGCGCTTCAAGCTCGGGAGCAAGAGGGTTCTCGTCACAGACACTGTCGGCTTCATAGATGGACTGCCACCTTTCATAGTTGAAGCCTTTCACTCGACGCTTGAGGAGATTGTCAAGGCCGACATAGTTCTCCTCGTCCTCGATTCGAGCGAGCCCTGGCGCGAGATAGCGAGGAAGTTCCGGGCGTCGGTAAACGTTCTCCGCGAGCTCAAGGCCCTCGACAAACCATTGGTCGTTGTCCTCAACAAGGTTGACCTGATTGAGAGAGAAGATGCCGAGGAGAAGGCGAGGCTTTTGACTGAGCTGAGCGAGAACCTCGGGGTCTCGATTGAGGGAGTGGCGAAAGTTTCGGCCAAGGAGAGGCAGCTTGACGAGCTCTACTCGCTCCTCGAACGGGTTCTCCTCAAGCTTCCCAAGTACGGGGCCTTTGAGATAGTTGTTGAAGACCCCTCAAGGGTTCCGGCGGTGATGGCCTTCCTGAGCTCGGTTGGTGAGGTTCTGTCGGTTGAGTATGGCGACGTAACGAGGATTAGGGCCTACGTCCAGACCGGTATGCTGAAGGAACTCACGAGAATGGGGGTAAAGATAGAGAGGCTAAAGCATCCCGGCGATGCTGAAGAGCTTGACGAGGACGAAGGAAATCACGATGGCCGTTAA
- a CDS encoding inorganic phosphate transporter: MEGLAVAIIAVAFYIAWNIGSNDSANAMGTAVGSGILSFRQATLTIAIFVVLGAYLKGYKVMKTVGEGIVPEGFLTMEMALIALLAAGIWVTVATVKGLPVSTTQAIVGGVIGVGLAMNAPVNWSTLGKIAAAWVISPILSGILAMILYKFYSRVISEIKSVSTIEALYKALAILGGSYMAFNFGTNEVANASGPIVGAGFMEPKTAGVLVAISLAIGSLTFSYAVMHTVGKKITALGPISAFAAQFGSAISVSLANFLGLPVSSSQSIVGGVVGVGLVVGQGVDRRVIRDILFGWVATPLTAIVISFVLVKLFSIAGML, encoded by the coding sequence ATGGAGGGACTTGCGGTTGCTATAATCGCAGTGGCCTTCTACATAGCCTGGAACATAGGCTCAAATGATTCGGCGAACGCTATGGGAACCGCCGTCGGTTCGGGAATACTGAGCTTTCGGCAGGCGACTCTCACGATAGCGATATTCGTCGTTCTCGGGGCTTACCTGAAGGGTTACAAGGTCATGAAGACCGTCGGAGAGGGCATAGTCCCGGAGGGCTTTCTCACGATGGAGATGGCCCTGATAGCTCTCCTCGCCGCCGGAATCTGGGTCACGGTGGCAACTGTCAAAGGCCTTCCGGTATCAACCACCCAGGCCATAGTCGGCGGCGTTATAGGCGTTGGTCTGGCGATGAACGCCCCAGTGAACTGGTCCACCCTCGGGAAAATAGCGGCCGCGTGGGTTATCTCACCGATACTCTCGGGAATCCTTGCGATGATTCTCTACAAGTTCTACTCCCGGGTGATTTCAGAAATCAAGAGCGTCTCGACGATTGAAGCCCTCTACAAGGCCCTCGCGATTCTCGGTGGCTCGTACATGGCTTTCAACTTCGGAACCAACGAGGTCGCGAACGCTTCGGGCCCGATAGTCGGGGCGGGATTCATGGAGCCCAAGACGGCGGGCGTTCTCGTCGCGATAAGCCTAGCCATCGGTTCTCTTACCTTCAGCTACGCGGTGATGCACACCGTTGGAAAGAAGATAACCGCCCTCGGCCCGATTTCAGCCTTCGCGGCCCAGTTCGGCTCGGCGATATCGGTCAGCCTCGCCAACTTCCTCGGACTGCCCGTCAGCTCAAGCCAGTCAATCGTCGGAGGCGTCGTCGGGGTCGGCCTCGTCGTCGGTCAGGGCGTTGACAGGAGGGTAATCAGGGACATACTCTTCGGCTGGGTCGCGACGCCTTTAACGGCCATCGTGATTTCCTTCGTCCTCGTCAAGCTCTTCAGCATCGCCGGGATGCTTTAG
- a CDS encoding pyruvate/ketoisovalerate ferredoxin oxidoreductase subunit gamma has protein sequence MIEIRFHGRGGQGAVTAANILASAAFKQGKYVQAFPFFGVERRGAPVTAFTRIDDKPIRIKTQIYEPDIVVVLDPSLLDTVDVTAGLKDGGIVIVNTEKSKEEVLEKLKKKPAKLALVDATTIALDILGLPITNTAILGAVAKATGVVELKYVQEAIKETFSGTLGEKNAKAAEEAFNKTVVYEL, from the coding sequence ATGATTGAGATACGTTTTCACGGTAGGGGTGGACAGGGTGCCGTTACGGCCGCCAACATCTTAGCCTCTGCAGCGTTCAAGCAGGGAAAGTACGTCCAGGCGTTCCCCTTCTTCGGTGTTGAGAGGCGTGGAGCACCGGTTACCGCATTCACCAGAATTGACGACAAGCCGATAAGGATTAAGACCCAGATTTACGAGCCCGACATCGTCGTCGTCCTCGACCCGAGCCTTCTCGACACCGTTGACGTTACTGCCGGTCTCAAGGACGGCGGAATCGTTATCGTCAACACCGAGAAGAGCAAGGAGGAGGTTCTTGAGAAGCTCAAGAAGAAGCCGGCCAAGCTGGCCCTCGTCGACGCCACCACCATCGCCCTCGACATACTCGGCCTTCCGATTACCAACACGGCCATCCTCGGTGCCGTTGCCAAGGCCACCGGCGTCGTCGAGCTCAAGTACGTCCAGGAGGCCATCAAGGAGACCTTCTCAGGAACCCTCGGCGAGAAGAACGCCAAGGCCGCTGAAGAGGCCTTCAACAAGACCGTTGTCTACGAGCTCTAA
- a CDS encoding 3-methyl-2-oxobutanoate dehydrogenase subunit delta, translated as MNTLFGEKKAQAEKLVFTSVEQYPEAPITLGTTLSNFTGDWRTFIPVVDDDKCVKCYICWKFCPEPAIYIREDGYVGIDYDYCKGCGICANECPTNAITMEKEEK; from the coding sequence TTGAACACCTTGTTTGGAGAAAAGAAAGCCCAGGCTGAGAAACTCGTCTTCACGTCAGTGGAGCAGTACCCCGAGGCGCCGATAACCCTTGGAACGACCCTCAGCAACTTCACGGGTGACTGGAGAACCTTCATACCCGTTGTGGACGACGACAAGTGCGTCAAGTGCTACATCTGCTGGAAGTTCTGCCCCGAGCCTGCAATCTACATCCGCGAGGACGGTTACGTCGGGATAGACTACGACTACTGTAAGGGTTGTGGAATCTGCGCGAACGAGTGCCCGACCAACGCCATAACGATGGAGAAGGAGGAGAAGTGA
- the porA gene encoding pyruvate ferredoxin oxidoreductase — protein sequence MAEYKPIRKVVSGNYAAAYAAKHARVQVVAAYPITPQTSIIEKIAEFIANGEADIQYVPVESEHSAMAACIGASAAGARAFTATSAQGLALMHEMLHWASGARLPVVMVDVNRAMAPPWSVWDDQTDSLAQRDTGWMQFYAENNQEVYDGVLMAFKIAETVNLPAMVVESAFILSHTYDVVEMIPQELVDEFLPPRKPLYDLADFSQPFSVGALGGPNDYYEFRYKIAKAMEDAVKVIKDVGKEFGERFGRDYSEMIEKGYVDDADFVFMGMGSLMGTVKEAVDLLRKEGYKVGYAKVRWFRPFPKEELREIAESVKGIAVLDRNYSFGQEGILFNESKGVLYNTDARPIIKNYIVGLGGRDFTVGDVRAIAENMKKVIEAGKLDREVEWYHLKR from the coding sequence ATGGCGGAGTACAAGCCGATTAGGAAGGTTGTGAGCGGTAACTATGCAGCTGCCTACGCGGCCAAGCACGCCCGCGTCCAGGTCGTTGCCGCTTACCCAATCACCCCGCAGACGAGCATCATCGAGAAAATAGCCGAGTTCATAGCCAACGGAGAGGCAGACATCCAGTACGTCCCCGTCGAGAGCGAGCACTCTGCCATGGCGGCCTGCATAGGTGCTTCCGCCGCTGGAGCGAGAGCTTTCACCGCAACCTCCGCCCAGGGTCTCGCTCTCATGCATGAGATGCTCCACTGGGCGAGCGGTGCGAGGCTCCCGGTTGTGATGGTCGACGTCAACAGGGCCATGGCTCCCCCGTGGAGCGTCTGGGACGACCAGACCGACAGTCTCGCTCAGCGCGACACCGGCTGGATGCAGTTCTACGCCGAGAACAACCAAGAAGTCTACGACGGCGTGCTCATGGCCTTCAAGATAGCCGAGACCGTCAACCTTCCCGCGATGGTGGTCGAGAGCGCCTTCATACTGAGCCACACCTACGACGTCGTCGAGATGATTCCGCAGGAGCTCGTTGACGAGTTCCTTCCGCCAAGGAAGCCCCTCTACGACTTAGCGGACTTCAGCCAGCCGTTCTCGGTTGGAGCCCTCGGTGGGCCGAACGACTACTACGAGTTCAGGTACAAGATAGCCAAGGCCATGGAGGACGCAGTCAAGGTCATCAAGGACGTCGGTAAGGAGTTCGGCGAGCGCTTCGGCAGGGACTACAGCGAGATGATTGAGAAGGGCTACGTTGACGATGCCGACTTCGTCTTCATGGGTATGGGCTCGCTCATGGGAACCGTCAAGGAAGCGGTGGACCTGCTCAGGAAGGAGGGCTACAAGGTCGGCTACGCGAAGGTTAGATGGTTCAGGCCGTTCCCGAAGGAAGAGCTAAGGGAGATAGCCGAGAGCGTCAAGGGCATAGCCGTCCTCGACAGGAACTACTCCTTCGGCCAGGAGGGCATACTCTTCAACGAGTCCAAGGGCGTTCTCTACAACACCGACGCCAGGCCGATAATCAAGAACTACATCGTCGGACTCGGTGGCAGGGACTTCACGGTTGGAGACGTCAGGGCCATAGCGGAGAACATGAAGAAGGTTATCGAGGCAGGAAAGCTCGATAGAGAGGTTGAGTGGTACCACCTCAAGAGGTGA
- a CDS encoding 3-methyl-2-oxobutanoate dehydrogenase subunit beta — protein MEIPENVRKRLSIPAEEHFFAGHTACQGCGASLGIRYVLKAYGRKTIFVIPACCSTIIAGPWPYTALDANLFHTAFETTGAVISGIEAALKARGIKVKGDDGVMVVGWAGDGGTADIGLQALSGFLERGHDAVYIMYDNEAYMNTGIQRSSSTPYGAWTTNTPGGKRHFLEKRHKKKVIDIVIAHEVPYAATASVAFPEDFIRKLKKARKVEGPAFIQLFAPCPTGWRSPTDKSIELARLAVQTAYFPLFEYENGKYKINMPSPKKEPKPIEEYLKLQGRFKYMTKEDIEYLQSWVLREWEKLKKLAEVFG, from the coding sequence ATGGAGATTCCCGAGAACGTTAGAAAAAGGCTGAGCATTCCCGCTGAGGAGCACTTCTTTGCCGGCCACACGGCCTGCCAGGGCTGTGGCGCCTCGCTCGGAATAAGGTACGTCCTCAAGGCCTACGGCAGGAAAACCATCTTCGTCATCCCCGCGTGCTGTTCGACCATCATAGCCGGTCCCTGGCCCTACACCGCGCTTGACGCTAACCTCTTCCACACCGCCTTCGAGACCACCGGTGCTGTCATAAGCGGTATCGAGGCGGCACTCAAGGCGAGGGGAATAAAGGTCAAGGGCGACGACGGGGTTATGGTCGTCGGCTGGGCCGGCGACGGTGGTACAGCGGACATAGGCCTTCAGGCCTTGAGCGGCTTCCTCGAGAGAGGCCACGACGCTGTTTACATAATGTACGACAACGAGGCTTACATGAACACCGGAATCCAGAGGAGTTCCTCAACCCCCTACGGAGCCTGGACCACCAACACACCGGGAGGAAAGAGGCACTTCCTTGAGAAGAGGCACAAGAAGAAGGTCATTGACATTGTCATCGCCCATGAGGTTCCCTACGCGGCCACGGCAAGCGTCGCCTTCCCGGAGGACTTCATAAGGAAGCTCAAGAAGGCCAGGAAGGTTGAGGGTCCGGCTTTCATACAGCTCTTCGCCCCCTGTCCGACGGGCTGGCGCTCACCAACCGATAAGAGCATCGAGCTCGCCCGCCTGGCAGTTCAGACCGCCTACTTCCCGCTCTTTGAGTACGAGAACGGAAAGTACAAGATAAACATGCCCTCGCCCAAGAAGGAGCCGAAGCCGATAGAGGAGTACCTCAAGCTCCAGGGCAGGTTCAAGTACATGACCAAGGAGGACATTGAGTACCTCCAGAGCTGGGTGCTTCGCGAGTGGGAGAAGCTCAAGAAGCTCGCCGAGGTCTTCGGCTGA
- the porD gene encoding pyruvate synthase subunit PorD: MAESPFKADIERVQKEYSEKMTPGAIAYIPGSSVINKTGSWRVFMPEFNRDKCVRCYLCYIYCPEPAIYLDEENYPVFDYDYCKGCGICANECPTDAIIMVRETK; encoded by the coding sequence ATGGCTGAGAGCCCGTTTAAGGCCGACATAGAGAGGGTTCAGAAGGAGTATAGCGAAAAGATGACGCCGGGAGCGATTGCCTACATCCCGGGGAGTAGCGTAATAAACAAGACCGGTTCCTGGCGTGTCTTCATGCCGGAGTTCAACAGGGACAAGTGCGTTAGGTGCTACCTCTGCTACATCTACTGCCCGGAGCCGGCCATCTACCTCGACGAGGAGAACTACCCGGTCTTCGACTACGACTACTGTAAGGGTTGTGGAATCTGTGCGAACGAGTGCCCGACCGACGCGATAATAATGGTTAGG